A stretch of the Carassius carassius chromosome 50, fCarCar2.1, whole genome shotgun sequence genome encodes the following:
- the LOC132133515 gene encoding uncharacterized protein LOC132133515 — protein MMKLIQTKTNMLFTLILLFHTMSEQAEASRDDEVRILMVGIRGQSRFKASDLLSGRKDGGQEDREIVKTPVITDGARRMMLVTGLNLCEENTARHTFSTALFLSSPGPHAVLMLLNLEDQQSQQCDIEKRAQELLGAEVMQYCIVLLLRNHQEPLTGASRDMIDACGGRFHIIRDSEPEPAQRAALVAEIHKLLWLNDLRFHSVVRQQLETEDSSQSVHEENQKLSGNYDARWILLILLNAAFIFTAVRHGHFHFAETLCMLVIFSITLRETLNPDVAVPLNLIASSTFTVAAAYNDFANSPHGHRIIMFLVMIFTFPSMVLIAGLGLTLGTAVSVQTWSDVVIACHAAPGVTFGAHLYTIYSIIPNQMQARTTQIFALELFLFCFFGVTLSMGFVTVFDLFGLKMTIFLLILGFTKMYFHLKSDSVICVIFFLIFPCCFVFIGSLISFLYTLLFHYILSVI, from the exons ATGATGAAATTAATccagacaaaaacaaacatgctCTTCACACTGATTCTTCTGTTTCACACCATGTCCGAGCAAGCAGAAG CTTCTCGTGATGATGAGGTGAGGATCCTGATGGTGGGAATCCGAGGTCAGTCCAGATTCAAGGCTTCAGATCTTCTGTCAGGAAGGAAAGACGGAGGACAGGAGGACCGAGAGATTGTAAAGACTCCAGTAATTACAGACGGGGCTCGTCGAATGATGCTGGTCACTGGATTAAACCTCTGTGAGGAGAACACAGCGAGACATACCTTCTCTACAGCGCTGTTTCTCTCGTCTCCTGGACCTCATGCTGTTTTAATGCTCCTGAATCTGGAAGATCAACAATCACAGCAGTGTGATATTGAGAAACGAGCTCAGGAGCTGCTGGGAGCAGAAGTAATGCAGTACTGCATTGTGCTTCTGCTGCGAAACCACCAGGAACCTTTGACAGGAGCGTCCAGAGACATGATCGACGCGTGTGGAGGAAGATTTCACATCATAAGAGACTCTGAACCAGAACCTGCTCAAAGAGCAGCTCTCGTAGCAGAAATACACAAGTTACTTTGGCTCAACGATCTCAGATTTCACTCAGTAGTGAGACAACAGTTAGAAACAGAAGATTCCAGTCAAAGTGTGCATGAAGAAAATCAGAAGCTCTCTGGAAACTATGATGCACGATGGATTTTACTCATTTTACtgaacgctgcttttattttcacTGCAGTAAGACATGGACATTTTCATTTTGCGGAGACACTGTGCATGCTTGTTATCTTTTCCATCACTTTAAGAGAGACTCTCAATCCAGATGTTGCTGTTCCTTTAAATTTGATTGCATCCTCAACTTTCACAGTAGCTGCTGCGTATAACGACTTCGCAAACTCACCACATGGACACCGAATCATAATGTTTTTAGTCATGATCTTCACATTTCCCAGTATGGTGTTGATAGCAGGTCTGGGACTGACTTTAGGAACAGCTGTCAGTGTACAGACGTGGTCAGATGTGGTCATAGCGTGCCATGCTGCTCCCGGAGTCACATTCGGTGCTCATTTATACACTATTTACTCCATTATACCAAATCAAATGCAAGCTCGTACAACTCAAATATTTGCATTAGAGTTATTCCTGTTTTGTTTCTTTGGAGTGACACTCTCGATGGGGTTTGTGACTGTGTTTGATCTGTTTGGACTGAAGATGACAATATTCCTGCTCATATTAggatttacaaaaatgtatttccatttaaaaagtgaTTCCGTGAtatgtgttatttttttcctgatttttccatgttgttttgtatttattggttctttaatttcatttttatacaCTTTATTATTCCATTATATTTTATCAGTAATTTGA